Part of the Candidatus Parcubacteria bacterium genome, ATTCTAAAGCCAAATGGATGCAAGGATTGCAATAATACAGGATACAAAGGAAGAACTGGAATTTTTGAAGCAATTTTAATTGATGATGTAATGGAAAACTTTATTTTAGAAAACCCTTCAATCTCTGCTTTAAGGAAGGCAGCATTTAAAAAAGGAATGGCAACAATGAAGCAGGATGGTTTTCTAAAAGTTTTAAATAAAGAAACCACTATAGAAGAAATAGAAAGAGTGGCTGGCGAATAGCCCGGAGCCGGGGACAGGACTTTAGCTTGAGAACTTAAAGTTCAGAATCTCTTTGAGGAATAAGCCAGCATTACCTGAATTATCCATTAACTGAAAGAAATTCCTATATCCCCGGCTCTGGGCTATCTTTAGCTTTAATTATAATAAATAATATGAATTTGTCAACCCCTACATATGATTATATCTAAAAAAAACAATTGTATTCTAAAAAAAGATAAATCCTGCAAAGATGACGAAATTTTAGATAATGCTTTACGGCCAAAAAACTGGGAAGAATATATCGGCCAGGAAAAATTAAAGAAAAATCTAAGAATAATTATTCAAGCAGCCAAGCAAAGAAAGGAAGCTCCTGACCACTTGCTTTTCTACGGAAGCCCTGGACTTGGAAAAAGCACAATTTCCCATCTCATTGCTAAAGAAATGGAAGCTGATATTAAAACTACCTCTGGCCCAGCCATTGAAAAAGCTGGCGATTTAGCTTCTATTCTAACCAATCTTGAAGATGGTGATGTTCTTTTCATTGATGAAATCCACCGTTTAAACAAGGTCTGCGAAGAAATATTTTACCCGGCAATGGAGGATTTTAAACTGAATCTTATCTTGGGAAAAGGCCCAATGGCAAGAACAATGGAAATGAAGCTGCCCAGCTTTACTTTAATAGGGGCAACAACCCGTTTAGCTCTTTTATCATCGCCTCTAAGAAACCGTTTTGGCGCTATTTTCCAAATTGATTTTTATGACTCCAAAGATATTGAGAAAATTGTTGAGCACTCCAGTAAAATTCTAAACATAGCGATAGAGCCAAAAGCAGTTACAATAATCGCTAAATGCTCGCGTTATACTCCTAGGGTAGCCAACCGCTTGCTGAAAAGAATTAGAGATTTCGCCCAGGTAGAAGGCGATGGAATTATTGATGAAAAAATCACTAAATCAGCTATGAAGTTTTTAGAAATTGATGAGCTTGGATTAGAGCCAGGCGATAGAAAAATTATTCAAACAATTATTAAAAAATTTGAAGGAGGTCCAGTAGGATTAAAAACCCTGTCAGCTGCTACTTCTGAAGAAGAAGACACTATTTTAGACATCTACGAGCCATACTTAATGCAATTAGGATTTATAGAAAGAACTCCTAAGGGAAGAATGGCTACTTTGAATGCTTATAAACATCTTGGGATAAAATATAAGAGAGAACAGAATCTGCTTTAAACAGAATTTAAACAATCTTTGCACTGCTTTTAAACAGTTTTTAAACAGTTTTTTTTACAGCAAAATGGAAAAAACTTTAAAATTTTTTTTGTTAATAATTATAGCACTAATCGGTTTTCAAACCGATTTTATTTTGGCTGTTGAAAATTCAGTAGTTATTAACGAAATTGCATGGATGGGTACTAAAAACTCTCATAACGATGAATGGATTGAATTGTATAATAATAGCTACACTAATGTAAATCTTGATGAATGGATATTAAAAGCTAATGACAAAAGCCCAGAAATTAAATTATCTGGTTTTATTTTATCTAAAGGCTTTTATCTTTTAGAAAGAACTGACGATGACAGTGTAAATGAAGTTTCTGCTGATATAATTTATAAAGGGGCTTTAAATAATAAAGGAGAAATTTTAGAGCT contains:
- the ruvB gene encoding Holliday junction branch migration DNA helicase RuvB; translation: MIISKKNNCILKKDKSCKDDEILDNALRPKNWEEYIGQEKLKKNLRIIIQAAKQRKEAPDHLLFYGSPGLGKSTISHLIAKEMEADIKTTSGPAIEKAGDLASILTNLEDGDVLFIDEIHRLNKVCEEIFYPAMEDFKLNLILGKGPMARTMEMKLPSFTLIGATTRLALLSSPLRNRFGAIFQIDFYDSKDIEKIVEHSSKILNIAIEPKAVTIIAKCSRYTPRVANRLLKRIRDFAQVEGDGIIDEKITKSAMKFLEIDELGLEPGDRKIIQTIIKKFEGGPVGLKTLSAATSEEEDTILDIYEPYLMQLGFIERTPKGRMATLNAYKHLGIKYKREQNLL